A DNA window from Boseongicola sp. contains the following coding sequences:
- a CDS encoding YigZ family protein, with the protein MQTFDNILTDRGSKYAVSGAAVSSRDDIQVALKTLCRTKKFAKATHNTWAAILDDAPIKNDDGESGAGMVILRMLERQGLTNHVIIVTRWYGGKHLGGDRFRHVQDCVRHYFDNHN; encoded by the coding sequence ATACAAACCTTCGACAACATCTTGACCGACCGCGGCTCGAAATACGCGGTCTCTGGCGCGGCTGTCTCTTCACGCGATGACATTCAGGTCGCCCTCAAAACCCTGTGCCGCACCAAGAAGTTCGCCAAAGCCACCCACAACACCTGGGCGGCTATCCTTGACGATGCGCCAATCAAGAATGATGACGGCGAAAGCGGGGCAGGGATGGTCATCCTGCGAATGCTTGAGCGCCAGGGGCTCACCAACCACGTCATCATCGTCACCCGCTGGTATGGTGGCAAACACCTTGGCGGTGACCGCTTTCGCCACGTGCAGGACTGCGTGCGTCACTACTTCGACAATCACAACTGA
- a CDS encoding YjbQ family protein, whose protein sequence is MTHLIEIATSGPGLYEFIDQITPLAKGDGIMTLFVRHTSCSLLIQENADPEVQTDLQAFFHRLVPPSDDPSMSYLKHTYEGPDDMPAHIKAAMMPVSLSIPIISGKLALGTWQGVYLFEHRRRPHQRQVVCSVR, encoded by the coding sequence ATGACTCACCTCATCGAAATCGCCACCAGCGGACCAGGTCTTTACGAGTTCATTGACCAAATAACCCCTCTCGCCAAAGGCGATGGGATTATGACGCTGTTCGTTCGTCACACCTCGTGTTCACTGCTCATTCAGGAAAATGCCGACCCCGAGGTTCAAACTGACCTCCAGGCGTTCTTCCACCGTCTGGTGCCGCCTTCGGACGATCCCTCGATGTCTTACCTGAAACACACCTATGAGGGTCCCGACGATATGCCCGCGCACATCAAAGCTGCCATGATGCCAGTCAGCCTAAGTATCCCGATTATCTCGGGAAAACTGGCGCTTGGTACCTGGCAAGGGGTTTATTTGTTTGAACATCGTCGGCGGCCGCATCAGCGACAAGTCGTCTGCTCCGTGAGATAA
- a CDS encoding dodecin domain-containing protein, translated as MSIARVTEISASSTKGFEDAVRHGVKRASKTLRNVKSAWVKEQSVVVGEDGEIAHFQVNMMVTFVLEG; from the coding sequence ATGTCTATCGCAAGAGTTACGGAAATTTCAGCCTCTTCAACTAAAGGGTTCGAGGATGCTGTGCGCCACGGCGTGAAACGCGCGTCAAAGACGCTGCGCAATGTTAAGTCGGCCTGGGTTAAAGAGCAGTCGGTTGTCGTTGGAGAGGACGGCGAGATTGCACACTTTCAGGTCAACATGATGGTCACTTTCGTTTTGGAAGGCTGA
- the nrdR gene encoding transcriptional repressor NrdR, whose translation MRCPFCGNIDTQVKDSRPAEDHVAIRRRRFCPACGGRFTTYERVQLRDLVVIKSNGRREDFDRDKLERSIRIALQKRPVEPERMDQMISGIVRRLESMGETDIPSTTIGEIVMESLARIDTVAYVRFASVYKNFQAADDFDKFVSELRPPAKDE comes from the coding sequence ATGCGCTGCCCATTTTGCGGAAATATCGATACCCAAGTGAAAGACTCACGCCCGGCGGAAGATCACGTCGCCATACGGCGACGACGTTTTTGTCCCGCCTGCGGCGGACGTTTCACCACCTACGAGCGCGTTCAACTGCGCGATCTTGTAGTGATCAAATCCAATGGTCGGCGCGAAGATTTCGATCGCGACAAACTCGAGCGCTCGATCCGCATTGCCCTGCAAAAACGCCCCGTTGAACCCGAACGCATGGATCAAATGATCTCGGGCATAGTGCGCCGGTTGGAAAGCATGGGCGAAACCGACATTCCTTCGACCACCATCGGCGAGATCGTGATGGAGTCTCTCGCTCGCATCGACACTGTGGCCTACGTCCGCTTTGCCAGCGTCTACAAGAACTTCCAGGCAGCGGATGATTTCGACAAATTCGTAAGCGAGCTGCGGCCCCCCGCGAAAGACGAGTGA
- the ribD gene encoding bifunctional diaminohydroxyphosphoribosylaminopyrimidine deaminase/5-amino-6-(5-phosphoribosylamino)uracil reductase RibD, producing the protein MRHSLSLGARGLGRVWPNPAVGCVIVKDGRVIGRGRTADGGRPHAETVALQQAGGHANGATVYVTLEPCAHQGETPPCADALIEAGVSRVVIATGDPDPRVAGKGIAILQAAGIAVETDCLGEAARQQQTGFLTRVTKSRPMVTLKLASTLDGRIATASGESQWITGPQARRRVHAMRANHDAILVGAGTVRADDPSLNVRDLGISHYPVRVVASRHLRLPQDSKLFHTASDQPVWIVCDESSVETPEAQSWQKAGARLIPARPANGQISASEMLTELGKTGITRIFCEGGGMLAASLLMADLVDQLIVFGAGKVIGAEGQPSVGPLGVSELSTVPSFELQDCSTVGNDVLQIWSRTG; encoded by the coding sequence ATGCGGCATTCGTTGTCTTTGGGCGCGCGTGGTCTTGGGCGCGTCTGGCCGAACCCTGCTGTTGGCTGTGTCATCGTAAAAGATGGTCGCGTCATAGGTCGGGGGCGCACGGCTGACGGCGGTCGTCCCCACGCCGAAACAGTGGCATTGCAGCAGGCCGGCGGCCATGCGAACGGCGCGACCGTCTACGTAACCCTCGAACCATGCGCACATCAGGGTGAAACGCCGCCCTGCGCCGACGCCCTGATCGAAGCGGGCGTTTCCCGCGTTGTCATTGCCACAGGTGATCCAGACCCGCGCGTCGCGGGCAAAGGCATCGCGATTTTGCAAGCCGCTGGAATTGCTGTGGAAACCGATTGCCTGGGGGAAGCCGCTCGCCAGCAGCAGACAGGGTTTTTAACCCGCGTGACCAAAAGTCGCCCCATGGTCACCCTGAAACTGGCATCCACACTTGATGGCCGGATTGCGACGGCGTCCGGTGAAAGCCAATGGATTACTGGTCCACAGGCTCGCCGCCGCGTCCATGCCATGCGCGCAAATCACGATGCGATTCTGGTCGGGGCAGGGACCGTGCGCGCAGATGACCCATCACTAAATGTCCGCGACCTCGGTATTTCGCACTATCCTGTGCGCGTGGTTGCGTCCCGGCATCTGCGTTTGCCGCAGGACAGCAAACTTTTTCACACCGCAAGCGACCAACCTGTCTGGATCGTCTGCGATGAAAGTTCGGTCGAAACCCCCGAGGCGCAGTCTTGGCAAAAGGCAGGTGCTCGTCTGATCCCGGCGCGTCCCGCCAACGGCCAGATATCGGCGTCCGAAATGCTGACGGAACTCGGCAAAACCGGCATCACCCGCATTTTCTGCGAAGGGGGCGGTATGCTGGCAGCGTCGCTTCTGATGGCGGATCTGGTTGACCAACTCATCGTCTTTGGCGCTGGCAAGGTTATCGGAGCTGAAGGTCAGCCCTCGGTTGGTCCTCTTGGTGTTTCGGAACTATCGACTGTGCCGAGCTTTGAACTTCAAGACTGTTCAACAGTCGGTAATGACGTCCTGCAAATCTGGTCGCGAACAGGTTAA
- a CDS encoding capsular polysaccharide biosynthesis protein: MSQAKGTSERTRLCVYNGGLLMRRRARRILELAGFDVATGVPVADDLIGVWGRSPTAWRGEAVAGWTEAPILTVEDAFLRSVLPGRVGGDEGLGLVLDKRGVHFDGEEPSEIERILATEPLDDTQLLNRARGAIERLKYWHLGKYCATDPTLEAPAPGYVLVLDQTEGDAALMGATRPDFHEMLVRAAEENPGSDILIKVHPETIAGARKGHFDGELPVDRARLFTSDISPWVLFEGAVAVYTHSSNLGFEAIFAGHRPYVFGRPFYAGWGRTIDELVFPRRQRELTRAQLFAGAMILYPTWYDPMSDRLCEIEDVISSLAAKASAWRQDRDGYVAVGMRRWKRRHLKQAYGREKPLAFSKASSAARKAAKDGRKVVAWGQIEAPVDAIRMEDGFLRSKGLGADLVPPVSLVLDDVGLYYDPGKPSKLDQLIINSEKLPLAEIERSEHLTGQMVNKKLTKYNLQEISVQNFDQRQKVLVVGQVEDDASVILGAHDVCTNLNLLKMARAENPDALILWKPHPDVEVGLRTGAVDEANLEGLADVALNGVGADQALALCDRVWTMTSTMGFEALLRGKPVTCLGMPFYAGWGLTDDRAPRPRHRTRDVRLAELAHACLIGYPRYFDPETGEAISAEQAVYLLSKMDAPVLGTASFGQRLLRKLGL, translated from the coding sequence GTGAGCCAAGCCAAAGGCACGTCAGAGCGGACGCGGCTTTGCGTCTACAACGGCGGATTACTGATGCGGCGCCGGGCGCGCCGCATTCTTGAACTGGCCGGATTTGATGTAGCTACAGGCGTTCCAGTGGCCGACGATCTAATTGGCGTTTGGGGGCGTTCGCCAACCGCATGGCGGGGCGAAGCCGTGGCCGGTTGGACCGAAGCCCCTATCCTGACGGTTGAGGATGCTTTCCTGCGATCTGTTTTGCCGGGACGGGTTGGCGGAGACGAAGGTCTAGGGCTTGTTCTGGACAAGCGTGGAGTTCACTTCGATGGAGAAGAACCATCCGAGATTGAACGGATTCTGGCCACCGAGCCGTTGGATGATACCCAGCTTTTGAACCGTGCGCGCGGCGCGATTGAACGGCTAAAGTATTGGCATCTAGGGAAGTATTGCGCGACCGATCCGACACTGGAGGCTCCTGCGCCAGGCTATGTGCTGGTTCTGGATCAGACCGAAGGCGACGCGGCTTTGATGGGTGCCACGCGGCCAGACTTTCACGAGATGTTGGTTCGGGCCGCAGAGGAAAATCCGGGCTCTGACATCCTGATCAAAGTGCATCCTGAAACCATTGCGGGGGCGCGCAAGGGACATTTCGATGGGGAACTGCCTGTTGATCGCGCGCGGCTTTTTACATCGGACATCAGCCCTTGGGTTTTGTTCGAAGGTGCGGTGGCGGTTTATACGCATTCATCAAACCTTGGGTTCGAGGCCATTTTTGCGGGTCATAGGCCATATGTATTTGGTCGACCTTTCTATGCTGGATGGGGTCGCACGATTGACGAATTGGTCTTTCCAAGACGTCAGCGCGAATTGACGCGTGCGCAATTATTTGCAGGCGCGATGATCCTGTATCCAACCTGGTATGACCCGATGTCGGATAGGCTTTGCGAGATCGAAGACGTCATCTCTTCGCTTGCGGCAAAGGCTTCGGCCTGGCGGCAGGATCGCGACGGTTATGTGGCGGTGGGGATGCGACGTTGGAAGCGTCGGCATCTGAAACAGGCGTATGGCCGAGAAAAGCCGTTGGCGTTCTCGAAGGCTTCATCTGCTGCACGAAAGGCCGCGAAGGACGGGCGGAAAGTTGTTGCCTGGGGACAGATCGAGGCCCCTGTCGACGCGATCAGGATGGAGGACGGGTTTCTGCGGTCAAAGGGATTGGGGGCCGATCTGGTGCCGCCGGTATCCTTGGTGCTGGATGACGTCGGCCTCTACTATGATCCCGGCAAACCGTCGAAACTGGACCAGCTAATCATCAATTCCGAGAAATTGCCGCTTGCAGAAATCGAACGTTCTGAGCACTTGACTGGGCAAATGGTTAACAAAAAATTAACCAAATACAATCTTCAAGAGATTTCAGTCCAAAATTTCGATCAGCGTCAAAAAGTGCTGGTTGTCGGTCAGGTCGAAGACGATGCCTCGGTTATATTAGGGGCGCATGATGTGTGCACAAATCTTAATTTGTTGAAAATGGCGCGCGCGGAGAACCCTGACGCATTGATCCTTTGGAAACCGCACCCGGATGTGGAAGTCGGTTTGCGCACAGGTGCCGTTGACGAGGCCAACCTTGAAGGATTGGCAGACGTCGCCCTGAACGGCGTTGGAGCGGATCAGGCGTTGGCGTTGTGCGATAGGGTTTGGACCATGACATCGACAATGGGGTTTGAAGCGCTGCTTCGCGGTAAACCGGTAACTTGTCTGGGCATGCCCTTTTATGCCGGATGGGGGCTGACGGATGATCGCGCGCCACGCCCGCGCCATCGCACCCGTGATGTGCGCCTCGCAGAACTGGCCCATGCCTGCCTGATTGGATATCCGCGATATTTCGATCCTGAGACGGGCGAAGCAATTTCGGCGGAGCAAGCTGTTTATCTGCTGTCCAAGATGGATGCGCCTGTTTTGGGAACAGCGAGTTTTGGGCAACGTTTGTTGCGAAAGCTGGGGCTTTAA
- a CDS encoding polysaccharide export protein codes for MNITGNRQARAIVLCVVTSVALTGCALPRSGPTKNEIFSGAVQEQGDAFVVTVNDHVTRTTAVAPALGFAEGLTKAASLGSDTISAGDTLGLTIWENVEDGLLASASTGGASLEEIQVDGSGFIFVPYAGRIRAAGNTTETVRRIITEKLEAQTPDPQVLVRRMPGDGATVSLIGGVGAQGVYPIERPTRTLTAMLARSGGITLPPEITQITLIRGAHSGTIWLQDLYTDPRLDVALRSGDRILVEEDKRFFTALGATGAQQKVPFDTQSISAIEALARVGGLSSNVADPTGVFVFRNEPAEIANTVLGRFDLIGEQRMVYVLDITGPNGVFVARDFSIRDGDTVYVTEAPYTQFAKVLTAVVGPLQTASSIEQLVE; via the coding sequence GTGAATATTACAGGTAACCGCCAGGCACGGGCGATCGTGCTGTGCGTTGTGACAAGTGTGGCCCTGACTGGGTGCGCGCTTCCGCGATCTGGACCCACAAAAAACGAAATCTTCTCGGGCGCTGTGCAAGAACAGGGCGATGCCTTTGTTGTTACCGTCAACGATCACGTTACCCGCACAACGGCAGTTGCTCCTGCGCTTGGATTTGCTGAGGGTTTAACCAAAGCCGCTTCGCTGGGATCCGATACCATCAGCGCGGGCGATACGCTGGGCTTGACCATTTGGGAGAACGTTGAGGACGGGCTGTTGGCGTCGGCCTCGACTGGCGGTGCCTCGTTGGAAGAAATTCAAGTTGATGGCAGTGGGTTTATCTTTGTGCCCTACGCCGGGCGCATTCGCGCAGCTGGAAACACAACTGAGACCGTGCGCCGGATTATCACCGAGAAGCTGGAAGCACAGACACCTGATCCACAGGTATTGGTGCGCCGTATGCCCGGCGATGGAGCAACAGTTTCGCTGATTGGTGGGGTTGGTGCGCAAGGCGTCTATCCGATTGAACGGCCTACCAGAACCCTGACGGCGATGTTGGCACGATCGGGTGGGATCACCCTGCCCCCGGAAATCACGCAGATTACTTTGATACGTGGAGCTCATAGCGGGACGATCTGGTTGCAGGATCTTTATACCGATCCGCGTCTGGATGTGGCTCTGCGCAGTGGCGACAGGATCTTGGTGGAGGAAGACAAACGCTTCTTCACTGCCCTTGGCGCGACAGGCGCGCAACAGAAGGTGCCGTTCGACACCCAGTCGATTTCTGCCATCGAGGCTCTGGCGAGGGTTGGCGGTCTTTCGAGCAATGTGGCTGATCCAACCGGCGTCTTTGTTTTTCGAAATGAACCAGCTGAAATTGCCAATACCGTCTTGGGTCGTTTTGATCTGATTGGCGAACAGCGCATGGTTTATGTGCTTGATATCACTGGTCCAAATGGTGTCTTCGTGGCGCGGGATTTCTCGATCCGTGATGGTGATACTGTCTATGTGACCGAGGCACCTTATACGCAGTTTGCCAAGGTGCTGACTGCGGTTGTCGGGCCATTGCAGACGGCATCTTCGATCGAACAGCTGGTCGAGTGA